The genomic interval TTGAATGGGTATCTGCCGATCGGCGTTCCCATGCTCAAGCGCGTCCTGGCGTTGCCGGGACAAACTGTTTGCAGAAATGGCCGCACCATCTCCGTCGATAGCATCGAAATGGGACTGGCGCGGGAGCGCGATGCGCGTGGCCGGCCGCTGCCGGTATGGCTCGGATGCCGCCTCATAGCGTCAGATGAAGTCTTTCTCATGAACTGGCAGTCGGCCGACTCGTTCGATGGGCGTTACTTCGGGCCAATTCCAGCATCCGCGGTCATCGGACAAGCCCTACCGGTGTGGACAGAGGGAGACTGAACTTGCTCCGCCCACTTCATGGATATGCAGTTTCGCTGGTCGATGGATCACAACGCTCCTGCTCCGTCCCGGCCAGATTTCTGAAAACCATCGTGCGCGGTGCCTGTCGCCGAGGCCCTCACGCTCAGCGGCCGGACCTGCTACCCACAGCGTGCTCGAGCCCAAGCACCTGCGCTTTAATTCATGCAATGGCAGTCTGGCTGGTGGGAGCTTCGCTGGTTCTTCAATTGCCGTCGAACGCTTTGGCGGAGACGGCAATACCGGCGCTCGGTGCGCACTCGCTGAGCTCTCCGCATGCCGATTCATACACTGCCTTCTTGACTGAAGCTTCTCGACGCTTTGCGCTCCCGGAGCACTGGATTCGGGCCGTGCTGCAAGTCGAGAGCAGCGGCAATGTAGGCGCCGTTTCCTCCCGGGGCGCGTTGGGCCTCATGCAAATCATGCCACAGACCTGGGTCGAGCTAAGGACTCGCTACGATCTCGGTGTCGATCCCTTTGACCCGCACGACAACATTCTCGCAGGCACGGCCTACCTTCGCGAGATGCTCGACCGGTTTGGATCTGAGGGAGTTCTCGCAGCTTACAACGCTGGTCCAAAGCGCTACCAGGCATATCTCGCAACGGGGCGACCACTTCCTCAGGAAACAAAGATTTACGTTGCCAGGCTCGTACGCTTGATTGGCATCAAACAGCACGAGCATGCGACTGTGGGCATACGACAAACAGTTCCGTGGCGGCAGGCAGCATTATTCTTTGACCGCTCCGACGGCTCCTGGGTTGATGCCAGATCGACATCCGCTCTGGGTTTCATGAATAGCCCAAAAAGCTCTCCAAACATGGGCGCGCTCACGCTCGAACCGGGCGCGAGCCGGCTCTTTGTGCAGCGATCAGCCGAAGCGGAGTTCCAATGATCCCAATCGCATTTCGTCGCGCGTTGTCGCGAGTTGGAGAGTCCTGGGGAAGGTGCAGGGGCTAACCGACCGCGGATGGCAAGGGAAAAGGCCGGCCGTCGGTCCGGCCGTTGTGGTTGGTTGGATTGGACAATTTAGCAGCGGCGCAACTGCTCCTGCCAGCCGTTCAGCAAACTACTCCAACGAAATCAACCGTCATTGCGCCGTCTCAACGGTAGGGAGTCTTTTTTGCGCCATGACAATGCGCGACGATGACCTGCGCGTCCGGCCCGGGCGCATTGACCACGGCAACCGCGGTGCGAGGCGGCCGCAAACCTTCGTCGGACAGGTCATGCGTGCCGCTAAGAGGGCCGGACACGTTGGCAACAACTTTCAATCAGGTTCGGACCGCGGCCGCTCGAGCTTTGGCCGCGGCCGGCGTGCGGCAATCTCGATCCGCTTGCGCTCGAACGCCCGGCGCGTGGTCACGAAGGCGCGCGTCGTACGCCATCGGGGAACGCGATTCCGCTCGGCGCCACTGGCCAAGCATGTCGCCTATCTTAAACGTGAGGGCGTTACGCGGGATGGCCGGGATGCCGCGATGTTTGACGCGAGCTCTGATGCAGCCGACGAGCGGGGCTTCGCCGAGCGCTGCGAGGGCGACCGTCACCATTTCCGGTTCATTATCTCGCCTGAAGACGGCGCGGCGCTAGGTGACCTAAAGGCATTTACGCGCGAGCTTCTGCGCGATGTCGAAATAGATCTCGCGACCAAGCTCGATTGGATTGCGGTCGATCACTGGAATACGGACAACCCGCATGTCCATCTCCTGATACGTGGCCGTGCCGATGACGGACAAGACCTCGTGATCAGCCGCGAGTACATCAGCCGCGGTCTCCGCGATCGCGCCGCCGACCGCGTTACCCTTGAGCTTGGGCCCCGTAGCGAACACGAGGTTCGCACCAGCCTTGACCGGGAGGTCGAGGCTGAGCGCTGGACCAGCCTTGACCGAGCGCTGCGCGACATCTGCGACGACTGCGCTGGCGTGGCGGACCTCAGGCCCGGACGCAAGGGTGAGGATCCTGAGCTGCGCCGGCTGCTGCTCGGCAGGGCGGCCAAGCTCGAACGACTAGGCCTCGCCGAACCTACAGGGCCTGCCTGCTGGAATTTGAAACCGGGGCTCGAGCAGACCCTTCGCCAGCTCGGCACGCGCGGTGACATCATCAAAACCATGCATCGGGCGATGAGTGCCGAGGGCCGGGAGGCGGACATCGCCACCTTCGCCCTGCACGGAGCAGAACCCACCGATCCCGTCCTTGGCCGTCTGGTTCAACGCGGTCTGGATGATGAATTGAAGGGCACGGCTTATGCGATCGTCGCAGGAATCGATGGTCGAGCTCATCACCTCCGGTTCGACGATCTTGAATTTACGGGCGATGCGCCAGCCGGCGCTATCGTCGAGCTGCGCGCCTACACCGATGGAAACGGACAACGTCGCATGTCACTCGCCGTTCGCTCGGACCTGTCGATCGAGGAGCAGGTGACCGCGAAGGGCGCTACCTGGCTCGACCGCCAGCTTCTCGCCAAAAATCCGCCGCTCAGCGGGGGCGGGTTCGGCGCCGAGGTGCGGTCCGCAATGGATGCGCGCCTCGATCACCTCGTTGGCCAAGGTCTTGTTCACCGCAACGGACAGCGCATCGTGTTTGCACGCGACCTGCTCGCGACCTTGCAGCAGCGCGAGCTGCACGCAGCGACCGTCAAGCTTTCTGCCGTCACAGGACTTGCCTATCGGCCCTCAACTGAGGGCGATGATGTGACCGGAATCTACCGTCAGCGCGTGACGCTTGCCTCGGGACGTTTCGTCATGATCGACGATGGGCTCGGCTTTGAGTTGGTGCCCTGGCGGCCAGCTTTGGAACAGCATCTCGGAAAGGAACTATCTGGCAGTATGACCCCTGGCGGCAGAGTCGAATGGAAGCTGGGCCGCAAGCGAGGATTAGGGCTATAGCTTGGTGCGGCGTGCCTCATCGGATTAACCGGCAAGCATTGCGCGGGGACAGCCCAGAAAAGCAGCAGCCGAGGCCGCTGCCATGTCCGGCGATCCTGCCCACAATAGCGAAGAGAATCTGCATCGGAGAACGATGGGAATGGTCGGCAGATTGCCGCGAAGCACCAGGCCCAAGATCATTCTGCTCACGCGAACGCCGCCATTTCTACGCTCGCGCAAATTTAGCATTGTGGATCAACGCTGGCAGGGTTTGATGAACGCTTGCCATGTCTACGACGAAGGTCCTTTGGGGCCAAATCATTCTTGTCCTTGCCATCGTGCTCATGACGACCTGGGCGGCAACTCAGTGGGTCGCCTGGAAACTCGGATTCCAGCCGCAACTCGGGCAACCTTGGTTTGAGCTCGGATATGGCAATCCCGTGTACCTGCCGCCCGCGTTTTTCTGGTGGTGGTATGCCTACGACGCCTATGCCCCAATGATATTCACTGAGGGGGCTTGCATCGCAGCATCGGGTGGCATCATTTCGATCATAGTCGCATTTGCCATGTCGATCTGGAGAGCCCAAGAGGCGAAGACGGCCGCAACCTACGGCTCTGCGCGTTGGGCGCTTCCTTACGAACTTCGATCAGCGCAGCTTACCGGACCGGATGGCGTCATCCTCGGGCGGTTCGACCGCAACTATCTTCGACACAACGGGCCCGAGCACGTACTCTGCTTTGCGCCGACGCGATCAGGCAAGGGCGTCGGCCTTGTCGTTCCTACCCTTCTGACCTGGGCGGGTAGCTGCATCGTCCATGACATCAAGGGTGAGAACTGGACTCTGACTTCTGGTTTTCGCTCTTCGCATGGAAGGGTTCTGCTATTCGATCCGACGAACCGAAACTCCGCGGCTTATAACCCACTGCTCGAGGTCCGTCGGGGAGAATGGGAGGTCCGGGATGTCCAGAACATTGCGGACGTCTTGGTGGATCCTGAAGGAGCATTAGAACGACGCAGTCACTGGGAAAAGACAAGCCACTCACTTCTGGTCGGCGGCATCCTGCACGTGCTTTACGCCGAGCCCGACAAGACATTGGCGGGCGTCGCCAACTTCCTTTCCGATCCCAAGCGGCCCATCGAGGCGACGCTGCGCGCGATGATGACAACGCCGCACCTCGGCGATGTCGGTCCGCATCCCGTCATTGCGTCCGCAGCGCGCGAGCTCCTGAATAAGAGCGAAAACGAGCGCTCCGGAGTGTTGTCGACCGCGATGTCCTTTCTCGGGCTGTACCGCGATCCGGTGGTGGCGCGGGTCACGCGATGCAGCGATTGGCGTATTCGCGACCTCGTGGAGGCGGCGCGACCGACAACGCTCTATCTCGTTGTGCCGCCCTCAGACATCAGCCGAACCAAGCCGCTGGTGCGGTTGATCCTCAACCAGATCGGACGCCGCCTCACAGAAGATCTCCACGCCGAGGCACGCCGGCATCGCGTTCTGTTGATGCTCGACGAGTTCCCTGCTTTGGGCCGGCTCGATTTTTTCGAATCTGCGCTGGCGTTCATGGCGGGTTACGGCCTCAAGAGCTTCTTGATCGCCCAGTCCCTAAACCAGGTCGAAAAGGCCTACGGCCCGAACAATTCCATTCTCGATAACTGTCATGTCCGCGTCGCCTTTGCGACGAATGACGAACGAACCGCAAGACGTGTCTCGGAGGCCCTCGGAATGGCGACCGAACTGCGCGCCATGAAGAATTATGCTGGTCACAGGTTGAGCCCCTGGCTGGGGCACCTGATGGTGTCCAGGCAGGAAACGGCACGACCCCTGCTGACACCCGGTGAGGTCATGCAGTTGCCATCGGACGATGAATTAGTATTGGTCTCGGGTTGGCCGCCGATCCGAGCCAACAAGGCACGGTACTACGAAGATCCACGGCTGCGTGAACGGGTACTCCCTCCGGCTCGGCCCGGTAACAGTGAAGGTGCCATCCAATCGCCGCACGACGACTGGAGCAGGCTGCCTTTGCCAAGCGCCTCCGGGACCAAACAGGAGCGGTCCACAGAGAAGCAGCCCAGTACTTCCAGCAGCGATCCCGCCAATGGTGGCATTCGGCGTGAACCGGAGCTCGGCGAGCATGAAGAGGTGGAGATCGACCGCAGCCCGGAAAGGGCAGAGTTCGAGTTTGCCGATGAGGAAGGTGACGATGAGGTTCAGCGCGCCGGCGTTCTTCGCAAACAGACTTCAAGTCTTGCGCGTCAGGCCGCAATGGATCCGGCCGACGGTCTAGATCTCTGAGCTGAGGACATGCGGACCAAGCATACCTTTCGTCTGCCGCCGGAACTCGCAATTCAGCTCGCTGACTATGCCAGCCGCAAGCGGGTGGCTCAGGCTCTCATTGTGGAGACGGCGCTTTCCACGTTCTTGTCGCCCGACAATTCGGAGCGAATGGAGGCGGCGCTCAGCCGGCGATTGGACCGGCTGACCCGCCAACTCGAGCGGCTTGAACGCCACGTCACGATTTCGAACGAAGCGCTAGCCCTGTTCGTCCGGTTTTGGCTGACAGCGACTCCGCCTTTACCTGACACGGCGCAACCAGCAGCCCAGGCGAAAGGACGCGAGCGCTACGATTCATTTGTAGAAGCATTGGGCCGACGCCTGGCAAAGGGACACAGCCTGGCGAAGGAGGTTTGCTCGGACGTAGAGCCACTTGTTGAAGGGCCGGAGAAGTCCGATCCCGTGTAAGCGTGCGGGTCCCTCTTTCCTAGCTGCGTAAATTTCTAGCTGCGTCGATATTGTGTAGGAGGATTTGCGGTGGCGCCCGAGCGCCATCAAGCTTTCGTTACAGTTCAGCCTTGCGCGCGTCTCTCAGCCGTTCTGTATCGACAACGGCCGAGGTCAGCATGAGTCCACACAACAGCAGATCGAAGGAGCTTGAATCGGACCTTGCGTCAAGTTGTACGTTCTTGCGAAGACATGTCCGCGAAAGCATCGGCAAATGAAGCAACCGTTTCTCACTATTGTCCTATGTTCTGCTTTCGGGTTGCTCGGGCTGACTGGGGGGGCGCTCGCGGACTCAATCCGACGCTACGACTGCACCATAGACGGAACCGATCGAGAGCCGGTAGGTGATCGAAATGGGCACATCATTGTCAGCCTTCAATATACCTGCCGCATTGCGGATGGGCTGTTGAAGGACGCAGGAATCACGTCGATATCGGTCAGCGAATGGGACAGTGAGAAAGGGAGGTACTTGGCTTCTCTCGACGTTCACCGCGCGCTCGAAGGATATGCGGTCGGTCAGCTCTTGGAGGGGGACGGCTCCTCGGTCATGGAGAACAACAGGGCCGCCGGTATCGCAGCTACCGGTAAGACGGTGTTCAAATTCGCATCCGGCTCGTTGGCGGTTCTCTCCGGAAAAACCGTCAAATTCACGACCAAACCCGTCGGCTCTCGTCGATTCGAGATGGAGTTCGCAGATTGGCCCGAAGCTGCTCAACCGAAATGACTGGGGTCGCGGCTTGCGTCAACCTCATTTGCGTGGCCGGTTGACTCTCTGGAATCGGTCAAGCCGCATGGTCAATCTGAAATCGTGGCTCGAACGTTTCTATTCGTTGCTGTGGTTGGCTGTGGGAATCTGGGCAAGCTTTGATGCCCCCGCGGAAGGGCTGTCGTGTCCTAAAAAAAGACAAGATCAAGCTGGACTGCATCGCTGAGCGCCGCTTCTTGGAAATATTGAGTGTATCTCTCGAAAAGCACTTTTGGCTCGGTGATTGATGCACTCTGTCGGCCTCTCGTTCGTAAGGGGCATGCAATTGAAGACTATGCGTGCTCGCCAGTTGCTGATCCGACGGTCCCATTCAATCAACTCTGTCAGATAAGACGAGGACAAGCGGCCGAGCCGGCGCGTGGCTATCGCGCTCGTGAGCGCAGACAGCACAGTTTCCGCTACATTGGAGATGGATTATGAGGCGCATTGACGAGCGCGGCAAATCGCCCATTTCGGAATTTGGTGCCAACGAAGGTCGAGGCGCTGAGGGTTCTAGCACTGGGCGGGCTTCTGGTCCGGGTGAAGAGGGCCGGTCATTCAATTCAGTTGTGGAGCGGATGCGCTCTGATCCTCAGGATTCAGATGCTGCATATTCTCGCGTCCCGCCGCGCGCCAGTGCAGGCCGGTTTGCCGGTCCTCCCGCCGGCCCACATCGACTCCTCGGGGCTGCGCTGCAAGGCGCAATGGGTGGGAGCCGTCGTCGTTTCCGCTCCTTGCCGGAATCCGGCGTGTCGCGATCTGAGGTGGAAGCGCGGCGCGACGATCCAGAGGCTGAAAGCTCACGAGGACGCTCGCTCCTGTCGCACCCAGCGAGCGGATCAGAAGGGGGGCACGTCCATGATGTGCCCACCCAGACGGTCCAAGGCGGAGGCCCGCAGCGACCTTATAGACGTGACAGTGGGGGACCAAGTCGAGGCGCAGGCCCCTTGCGTGGCGAGGAGTCCTGGCGCGCCGA from Bradyrhizobium arachidis carries:
- a CDS encoding conjugal transfer protein TraG, which produces MSTTKVLWGQIILVLAIVLMTTWAATQWVAWKLGFQPQLGQPWFELGYGNPVYLPPAFFWWWYAYDAYAPMIFTEGACIAASGGIISIIVAFAMSIWRAQEAKTAATYGSARWALPYELRSAQLTGPDGVILGRFDRNYLRHNGPEHVLCFAPTRSGKGVGLVVPTLLTWAGSCIVHDIKGENWTLTSGFRSSHGRVLLFDPTNRNSAAYNPLLEVRRGEWEVRDVQNIADVLVDPEGALERRSHWEKTSHSLLVGGILHVLYAEPDKTLAGVANFLSDPKRPIEATLRAMMTTPHLGDVGPHPVIASAARELLNKSENERSGVLSTAMSFLGLYRDPVVARVTRCSDWRIRDLVEAARPTTLYLVVPPSDISRTKPLVRLILNQIGRRLTEDLHAEARRHRVLLMLDEFPALGRLDFFESALAFMAGYGLKSFLIAQSLNQVEKAYGPNNSILDNCHVRVAFATNDERTARRVSEALGMATELRAMKNYAGHRLSPWLGHLMVSRQETARPLLTPGEVMQLPSDDELVLVSGWPPIRANKARYYEDPRLRERVLPPARPGNSEGAIQSPHDDWSRLPLPSASGTKQERSTEKQPSTSSSDPANGGIRREPELGEHEEVEIDRSPERAEFEFADEEGDDEVQRAGVLRKQTSSLARQAAMDPADGLDL
- a CDS encoding DUF3363 domain-containing protein, whose product is MTMRDDDLRVRPGRIDHGNRGARRPQTFVGQVMRAAKRAGHVGNNFQSGSDRGRSSFGRGRRAAISIRLRSNARRVVTKARVVRHRGTRFRSAPLAKHVAYLKREGVTRDGRDAAMFDASSDAADERGFAERCEGDRHHFRFIISPEDGAALGDLKAFTRELLRDVEIDLATKLDWIAVDHWNTDNPHVHLLIRGRADDGQDLVISREYISRGLRDRAADRVTLELGPRSEHEVRTSLDREVEAERWTSLDRALRDICDDCAGVADLRPGRKGEDPELRRLLLGRAAKLERLGLAEPTGPACWNLKPGLEQTLRQLGTRGDIIKTMHRAMSAEGREADIATFALHGAEPTDPVLGRLVQRGLDDELKGTAYAIVAGIDGRAHHLRFDDLEFTGDAPAGAIVELRAYTDGNGQRRMSLAVRSDLSIEEQVTAKGATWLDRQLLAKNPPLSGGGFGAEVRSAMDARLDHLVGQGLVHRNGQRIVFARDLLATLQQRELHAATVKLSAVTGLAYRPSTEGDDVTGIYRQRVTLASGRFVMIDDGLGFELVPWRPALEQHLGKELSGSMTPGGRVEWKLGRKRGLGL
- a CDS encoding lytic transglycosylase domain-containing protein → MAVWLVGASLVLQLPSNALAETAIPALGAHSLSSPHADSYTAFLTEASRRFALPEHWIRAVLQVESSGNVGAVSSRGALGLMQIMPQTWVELRTRYDLGVDPFDPHDNILAGTAYLREMLDRFGSEGVLAAYNAGPKRYQAYLATGRPLPQETKIYVARLVRLIGIKQHEHATVGIRQTVPWRQAALFFDRSDGSWVDARSTSALGFMNSPKSSPNMGALTLEPGASRLFVQRSAEAEFQ
- a CDS encoding S26 family signal peptidase, giving the protein MRRLMIALAICGSVALVIWPGGEATPSYIWNASESVPIGLYRLQPAGRLTVTELVAVRPPEPLASFLDLNGYLPIGVPMLKRVLALPGQTVCRNGRTISVDSIEMGLARERDARGRPLPVWLGCRLIASDEVFLMNWQSADSFDGRYFGPIPASAVIGQALPVWTEGD
- a CDS encoding CopG family transcriptional regulator gives rise to the protein MRTKHTFRLPPELAIQLADYASRKRVAQALIVETALSTFLSPDNSERMEAALSRRLDRLTRQLERLERHVTISNEALALFVRFWLTATPPLPDTAQPAAQAKGRERYDSFVEALGRRLAKGHSLAKEVCSDVEPLVEGPEKSDPV